A portion of the Podospora pseudoanserina strain CBS 124.78 chromosome 2, whole genome shotgun sequence genome contains these proteins:
- a CDS encoding hypothetical protein (COG:C; EggNog:ENOG503P545) codes for MATGTASEIPRQATREEMRDAKLPMAYRDSCGHLLIPLNRCRQDTYYLPWKCNDERHSYEKCQYVEFKKRVAKMDELREAKGGARSN; via the exons ATGGCGACAGGCACGGCTTCCGAGATCCCGCGGC AGGCGACCCGCGAGGAGATGCGTGATGCCAAACTCCCCATGGCGTACCGCGACAGCTGCGGCCACCTCTTGATCCCCCTCAACCGTTGTCGCCAGGACACATACTACCTTCCCTGGAAGTGCAAC GACGAGAGACATAGCTACGAAAAGTGCCAGTACGTCGAGTTCAAGAAGCGGGTGGCCAAGATGGACGAGCTCAGAGAGGCCAAGGGAGGTGCGCGGAGTAACTAG
- a CDS encoding hypothetical protein (COG:O; EggNog:ENOG503NZ56; MEROPS:MER0093133): protein MKPSVLVLTFLGRVGALLPLPPAPQPNIATLSLDTLMGSESRFSQLIDHSNPSLGTFSQRYWWDTTYWDGPGSPVVVFSPGEASAEYYSGFLTNQTIVGLYAQAIGAAILLIEHRYWGDSSPFSHLSTVNLTYLTLNDSVADFAHFARQVQLPFDESGRSNAPKAPWIFVGGSYSGNLAAWLDHLSPGTFWAYHASSAPVQAIRHFWEYFTPIWEGMPRNCSKDFEKITAHIDQVLEHGSEEEVKSLKEGFGLGDIKEKGDFASAVGFALAEWQYISITSSYHRFYQMCDTIQGVRPVDLDGWGTELWFPSGAPTSSPVSNGVGLQKALINYSAWFKHEFLPDACSNYGYEDWAQVNSTGCYDSYNVTSPFYTDYSVSNTFNRQWFWMLCNEPFFYWQTGAPAGQPSIMSRHVSPEYFERQCRLMFPDQGDARSGLSLGKTEADVNQLTSGWFVKTTRLIWTNGEFDPWRSGSVSSISRPGRPLESTPDAPVHLIPGGRHCNDLDTRSGERNQGVQRVQLESIARMVDWVNEFYDGKEGRTRGNGATHILGRAV, encoded by the exons ATGAAGCCGTCTGTCCTTGTTTTGACCTTCCTAGGGCGTGTCGGTGCCTTACTGCCCTTGCCTCCagccccccagcccaacatCGCAACACTCAGCCTAGACACCTTGATGGGCAGTGAAAGCAGGTTCAGCCAATTGATTGACCACTCTAACCCATCTTTGGGGACGTTCAGTCAGAGATACTGGTGGGATACCACCTACTGGGATGGCCCGGGCTCTCCT GTGGTGGTATTTTCTCCAGGAGAGGCCAGCGCCGAATATTACAGCGGTTTCTTGACAAACCAGACCATAGTTGGTCTCTATGCCCAGGCCATTGGAGCTGCAATCCTCCTGATTGAAC ACCGTTACTGGGGCGattcctctcccttctcccacctctccacgGTCAACCTGACGTACCTGACCCTCAACGATTCTGTCGCTGATTTTGCTCATTTCGCCCGCCAAGTTCAGCTTCCGTTTGATGAATCCGGTCGGTCCAACGCCCCCAAGGCTCCATGGATTTTTGTAGGAGGCTCCTACTCTGGCAATCTCGCCGCCTGGCTCGACCACCTGTCTCCCGGGACCTTTTGGGCCTACCATGCGAGCTCGGCACCCGTTCAAGCCATCCGACACTTCTGGGAATACTTCACACCTATCTGGGAGGGCATGCCGCGGAACTGTAGCAAAGATTTTGAGAAGATCACGGCTCATATCGACCAGGTTTTGGAACATGGCagtgaggaagaggtgaaAAGTCTGAAAGAAGGCTTTGGACTGGGGGACATCAAGGAGAAAGGGGATTTTGCGTC AGCGGTTGGGTTTGCGTTGGCAGAGTGGCAGTACATTT CCATCACCTCCAGCTACCACCGTTTCTACCAAATGTGCGACACCATTCAGGGGGTTCGTCCCGTAGATCTTGACGGATGGGGCACTGAGCTGTGGTTCCCAAGCGGAGCTCCTACCTCCTCGCCGGTAAGCAACGGTGTTGGGCTGCAAAAAGCTCTGATCAACTACTCTGCCTGGTTCAAGCACGAATTCCTACCCGATGCCTGCAGCAACTATGGCTATGAAGACTGGGCCCAGGTCAACTCGACTGGCTGCTACGACAGCTACAACGTGACCAGTCCGTTCTACACCGACTACTCGGTCAGCAACACCTTCAACAGGCAGTGGTTCTGGATGCTTTGCAATGAGCCCTTCTTTTACTGGCAGACAGGCGCACCGGCAGGGCAACCATCCATCATGTCCCGCCACGTTAGTCCCGAGTACTTTGAGCGTCAGTGCCGCCTGATGTTTCCAGACCAGGGGGACGCCAGGTCGGGTCTCTCACTGGGCAAGACAGAGGCCGACGTCAACCAACTGACCAGCGGCTGGTTCGTGAAAACAACTCGGTTAATATGGACGAACGG AGAATTCGACCCCTGGCGCTCTGGATCTGTCTCGAGCATATCCCGCCCTGGACGACCTCTGGAAAGTACGCCTGACGCGCCAGTGCATCTCATCCCCGGAGGCAGGCACTGCAACGATCTAGACACCAGAAGTGGGGAGCGTAACCAAGGGGTGCAGCGGGTGCAGCTAGAGTCAATCGCCAGGATGGTTGACTGGGTGAACGAGTTCTATgacgggaaggaggggagaacCAGGGGCAACGGAGCCACACACATCCTCGGAC